In the genome of Hippoglossus hippoglossus isolate fHipHip1 chromosome 4, fHipHip1.pri, whole genome shotgun sequence, one region contains:
- the dock7 gene encoding dedicator of cytokinesis protein 7 isoform X8 yields MAERRAFAQKISRTVAAEVRKQIAGQYGGSPQLFKNLNVGTTTSNTVPLTEAVEPVDFEEYLITHPPIVESGPLRDLIEFPPDDIEVIYTPRECRTVVQAVPEEGDTDVHVRDCVRSYTEDWAIVNRKYHKLGTGFNPNTLDKQKERQKGLPKQVFEADEMPDSSSYQDDQDDLKRRSMSIDDTPRGSWACSIFDLKNSLPDALLPHLLDRAPNDEIDRHNEELRKANRHRELFALHPALDEEEPIERHCVPEVPKEHFGQRLLVKCLSLKFEIEIEPIFASLALYDVKEKKKISENFFFDLNSEQTKGLLRPHIQTAAISTLARSAIFSITYPSQDVFLVIKLEKVLQQGDIGECAEPYMVFKESDAAKNKEKLEKLRGQSEQFCQRLGRYRMPFAWTAIHLMNIVNSAGSLERDTELEMSLSERKGSWSERRNSSIMGRRSLERTTSGDESCSLTGFRPATLTITNFFKQEGDRLSDEDLYKFLADMRRPSSVLRRLRPITAQLKLDISPAPENPHYCLTPDLHQVKPYPDSRVRPTREILEFPARDVYVPNTTYRNLLYVNPQSLNFANRQGSARNITVKVQFMNGEDPNNAMPVIFGKSSCADFAKEAYTAVVYHNRSPDFHDEIKIKLPASLSDHHHILFTFYHVSCQQKQNTPLETPVGYTWIPMLQSGRLRTGHFCLPVSLEKPPQSYSVLSPDVPLPGMKWVDNHRGVFNVEVVSVSGLHTQDQYLDKFFALVHALDEHMFPVRIGDMRIMENNLEAELKSSIAALNSSQLEPVVRFLHLLLDKLVLLVVRPPVIAGQIVNLGQASFEVMASIVNRLHKYLDSSQDMHGRNSLLSSYIHYVFRLPSTDPNAPSPDTNSSSTGPGGLGGSVHYATMARSAVRPASLNLNRSRSLSNSNPDISGTPTSPDDEVRSIIGSKGLDRSNSWVTTMGCKSAPWGSSPGSAPETMQAMERCGNRMSSHTESTSFLQTLTGRLPTKKLFHEELALQWVVSSGSVREGALQQAWFFFELMVKSIIHHLYFTERLESPRKNRFPERFMDDITALVSTIAGDVVSRFQKDLELVERLNTSLAFFLNDLLSVMDRGFVFTLIRAYWKQVSTKLYTLQNPNLESLRLDFLRIVCSHEHYVTLNLPCSLLTPPASPSPSVSSATSQSSGFSTHVQDQKIANMFELSVPFREQHYLAGLVLSELSVILDPENEGMFGLHKKVVSVVHNLLSSHDSDPRYADPEVKARVAMLYLPLIGIIMETLPQLHDFTESHNQWGRPGCPQGAAAGSTGEEAEGEGNSIISQTVAMAIAGTSTPSPISRPSSFLLNSQASRQHGTFSAESSRSLLICLLWVLKNADEMVLQKWFTDLSVSQLNRLLDLLYLCVSCFEYKGKKAFERMNSLTFKKSKDMKAKLEEAILGSIGARQEMVRRSRGQLERSPSGSAFGSQENLRWRKDMTHWRQNSERMDKTRAELEHEALIDGNLATEANIIILDTLEIVVQTVSVTESKESILGGVLKVLLHSMACNQSALYLQHCFATQRALVSKFPELLFEEETEQCADLCLRLLRSCSSSISTIRAHASASLYLLMRQNFEIGNNFARVKMQVTMSLSSLVGTSQNFNEEFLRRSLKTILTYAEEDLELRETTFPDQVQDLVFNLHMILSDTVKMKEHQEDPEMLIDLMYRIAKGYQTSPDLRLTWLQNMAGKHSERNNHAEAAQCLVHSAALVAEYLSMLEDRKYLPVGCVTFQNISSNVLEESAVSDDVVSPDEEGICSGKYFTEIGLVGLLEQAAASFSMAGMYEAVNEVYKVLIPVHEANRDAKKLSTIHGKLQEAFGKIVHQSTGWERMFGTYFRVGIYGSKFGDLDEQEFVYKEPAITKLAEISHRLEGFYGERFGEEQVEVIKDSNPVDKCKLDPNKAFIQITYVEPYFDTYEMKDRITYFDKNYNLRRFVYCTPFTLDGRAHGDLHEQYKRKTILTTSHAFPYIKTRINIIHKEEVISTPIEVAIEDMQKKTQELAFATHQDPSDAKMLQMVLQGSVGTTVNQGPLEVAQVFLSEIPSDPKLYRHHNKLRLCFKDFTKRCEDALRKNKSLIGPDQKEYQRELERNYHRLKEALQPLINRKIPQLYKPVLQVNSHRDSFSRMSLRRLDI; encoded by the exons GGACACTGATGTTCACGTCAGAGACTGTGTCAGATCCTACACAGAAGACTGGGCCATCGTCAACAGAAA ATATCACAAACTCGGTACGGGTTTCAACCCCAACACTCTGGACAAGCAGAAGGAGCGTCAGAAAGGCCTGCCCAAGCAAGTGTTCGAGGCTGATGAGATGccagacagcagcagctacCAGGACGACCAG GATGACTTGAAGCGGCGGTCGATGTCGATAGACGACACACCGCGCGGCAGCTGGGCCTGCAGCATCTTCGACTTGAAGAACTCCCTCCCCGATGCCCTCCTTCCTCACCTGCTCGACCGCGCTCCCAACGACGAGATCGACAGGCACAACGAAGAGCTTCGCAAAGCCAACCGCCACCGCGAACTCTTCGCTCTGCACCCGGCCCTCGATGAG GAAGAGCCCATTGAGCGCCACTGTGTGCCTGAAGTACCCAAAGAACACTTTGGCCAGAGGCTACTCGTCAAGTGCTTGTCCTTGAA GTTCGAGATCGAAATTGAACCCATATTTGCTAGTTTGGCCTTATACGATgtcaaggaaaagaaaaag ATATCGGAGAACTTTTTCTTTGACCTGAACTCCGAGCAGACGAAGGGGCTGCTGCGTCCACACATTCAGACAGCGGCCATCTCTACACTGGCTCGCTCGGCCATATTTTCCATTACCTATCCCTCCCAGGATGTCTTCCTCGTCATCAAG CTGGAAAAAGTTCTCCAGCAAGGTGATATCGGAGAGTGTGCCGAGCCCTACATGGTCTTCAAAGAGTCAGACGCTGCCAAG AATaaagagaagctggagaagctTCGCGGCCAGTCGGAGCAGTTCTGCCAACGGCTCGGTCGCTACCGAATGCCCTTCGCTTGGACCGCCATCCACCTGATGAACATTGTTAACAGTGCCGGCAGTTTGGAGAGAGACACGGAGCTGGAGATGAGCCTCTCAG agagaaaaggctCATGGTCAGAGCGAAGAAACTCGAGCATCATGGGAAGACGCTCCCTGGAGAGGACCACCAGTGGAGATGAGTCATGCAGTCTGACGGGCTTTAGACCTGCAACACTCACCATCACCAACTTCTTCAAACAG gagggAGACAGACTGAGCGATGAAGACTTGTACAAGTTTCTAGCAGATATGAGAAGACCCTCTTCGGTTCTGAGGAGACTCAGACCCATCACAG CCCAGTTGAAGTTGGACATTTCCCCAGCTCCAGAGAACCCCCACTATTGCTTGACCCCTGACCTCCATCAAGTTAAACCTTACCCGGACAGTAGGGTACGTCCCACCAGGGAGATCCTGGAGTTCCCTGCAAGGGATGTCTACGTGCCAAACACCACATACAG gaatCTGCTTTATGTGAACCCTCAAAGTCTTAACTTCGCCAACCGCCAAGGCTCCGCCcgcaacatcacagtgaaagtGCAATTCATGAATGGAGAGGATCCTAACAATGCAATGCCG GTGATATTTGGGAAGTCCAGTTGTGCAGATTTCGCGAAAGAGGCCTACACTGCTGTGGTGTACCATAACAG ATCACCTGACTTCCACGATGAGATCAAGATCAAGTTGCCAGCCTCCCTGTCGGACCACCACCACATTCTCTTCACCTTTTACCACGTCAGCTGCCAGCAGAAGCAGAACACACCTCTGGAGACCCCTGTGGGATACACG TGGATCCCCATGTTGCAGAGCGGGCGTCTGCGGACGGGACACTTCtgtcttcctgtgtctctgGAGAAACCACCACAATCCTACTCTGTTCTCTCCCCAGAT GTTCCTCTCCCGGGGATGAAGTGGGTGGATAACCATCGAGGAGTATTCAATGTGGAAGTGGTGTCTGTTTCAGGCTTACACACACAG GACCAGTACCTGGATAAGTTCTTTGCCTTGGTTCACGCCCTGGATGAGCACATGTTCCCAGTCAGAATAGGAGACATGCGCATCATGGAGAACAACCTGGAGGCCGAGCTCAAGTCCAGCATTGCGGCTCTAAACTCTTCCCAGCTGGAGCCGGTGGTTCGATTCCTTCACCTCCTACTGGACAAGTTGGTTTTGCTCGTAGTGCGGCCGCCGGTCATCGCTGGACAGATAG TGAATCTGGGCCAGGCATCCTTCGAGGTCATGGCATCCATAGTGAACCGGCTTCATAAGTACCTGGACAGCAGCCAGGACATGCATGGCCGCAACAGCCTGCTGTCCTCTTACATCCACTATGTCTTCCGCTTGCCGAGCACCGACCCCAACGCGCCATCGCCAG ACACCAACTCATCCTCAACAG GCCCGGGAGGGTTGGGAGGTTCGGTTCACTACGCCACCATGGCCCGCTCGGCTGTTCGACCCGCCAGCCTCAACCTCAACCGCTCCCGCAGCCTTAGCAACAGCAACCCTGACATTTCCGGGACGCCCACCTCTCCTGACGACGAGGTCCGCTCCATCATTGGCAGCAAG GGCTTAGACCGCTCCAACTCGTGGGTGACCACCATGGGCTGTAAGAGTGCCCCCTGGGGATCCAGCCCTGGGTCCGCTCCAGAAACCATGCAG GCCATGGAGCGCTGTGGCAATCGCATGTCTTCGCACACTGAGAGCACCAGTTTCTTGCAAACTTTAACAGGACGGTTGCCCACAAAAAAG CTCTTCCACGAGGAGCTGGCGCTCCAGTGGGTGGTGAGCAGCGGGAGCGTCCGGGAGGGCGCTCTACAGCAGGCCTGGTTCTTCTTTGAACTCATG GTGAAGAGCATCATCCACCACCTTTACTTCACCGAGCGCCTCGAGTCGCCCAGGAAGAACCGCTTTCCAGAACGCTTtatggatgacatcacagcccTGGTCAGCACCATCGCCGGGGACGTTGTTTCTCGCTTCCAGAAG GACCTGGAGCTCGTGGAGAGACTAAACACGAGTCTGGCTTTCTTTCTCAATGACTTGCTGTCAGTGATGGACCGAGGCTTCGTCTTCACCCTCATCAGGGCATACTGGAAACAG GTGTCCACAAAGCTTTACACTCTGCAGAACCCCAACCTGGAGTCTTTGAGGCTGGATTTCTTGAGAATCGTCTGCAGCCATGAACACTATGTCACCCTCAATCTGCCTTGCAGCCTGCTGACACCGCCGGCCTCCCCTTCCCCCTCCGTGTCCTCAGCAACGTCACAG AGCTCTGGGTTCTCCACACATGTCCAGGACCAGAAGATAGCCAACATGTTTGAGCTGTCCGTCCCCTTCAGAGAGCAACACTATCTGGCTGGACTGGTGCTCTCTGAGCTGTCGGTGATACTGGACCCAGAGAATGAGGG gaTGTTTGGTCTACATAAGAAAGTCGTGAGTGTCGTCCATAACCTCCTGTCCAGCCACGACTCTGACCCCCGCTATGCAGATCCAGAGGTCAAGGCCCGGGTCGCCATGCTCTACCTGCCTCTGATCGGTATCATCATGGAAACGCTACCACAGCTCCACGACTTCACAG AGTCCCATAACCAGTGGGGTCGGCCAGGTTGTCCCCAGGGGGCAGCGGCGGGCAGCACTGGAGAGGAGGCCGAGGGAGAGGGCAACAGTATAATCAGCCAaactgttgccatggcgatAGCAGGCACTTCCACCCCATCACCAATTTCCCGACCAAGCAGCTTCTTGCTCAACTCGCAG GCGAGTCGTCAGCACGGAACCTTCTCGGCCGAATCAAGTCGCAGTCTGCTCATCTGTCTGCTGTGGGTGCTGAAGAACGCCGACGAGATGGTGTTGCAGAAGTGGTTCACAGACCTGTCGGTGTCTCAGCTCAACCGCCTGCTGGACCTTCTCTACCTCTGTGTCTCCTGCTTCGAATACAAG GGGAAGAAGGCGTTCGAGCGAATGAACAGCCTGACCTTTAAAAAGTCCAAAGACATGAAGGCCAAGCTGGAAGAGGCCATACTGGGCAGCATCGGGGCCAGACAGGAGATGGTGCGGCGCAGCCGGGGACAGCTTG AGCGGAGTCCATCTGGCAGTGCGTTTGGAAGTCAGGAGAACCTTCGATGGAGGAAGGACATGACCCACTGGAGACAAAACAGCGAGAGGATGGACAA GACCAGGGCAGAGTTGGAGCACGAAGCACTTATTGATGGAAACCTTGCAACAGAGGCCAACATAATTATTCTTGACACATTGGAGATCGTTGTGCAG ACGGTATCAGTGACTGAGTCCAAGGAGAGCATCTTGGGTGGGGTGCTGAAGGTGCTGCTGCACAGCATGGCCTGCAACCAGAGCGCCCTCTACCTCCAGCACTGTTTTGCCACACAGAGGGCGCTGGTGTCTAAG TTTCCTGAGCTGCTGTTCgaggaggagacggagcagTGCGCTGACCTGTGCCTGAGACtcctgaggagctgcagcagcagcatcagcaccatcAGGGCCCACGCCAGCgcctctctctacctcctcatGAGGCAAAACTTTGAAATAGGCAAC AATTTTGCGAGAGTAAAGATGCAGGTGACCATGTCTCTTTCCTCGCTCGTGGGAACCTCTCAGAATTTCAATGAGGAGTTCCTGCGTCGCTCTCTAAAGACCATCCTCACATACGCAGAGGAGGACCTGGAGCTGAGGGAGACCACGTTCCCAGACCAG GTCCAGGACCTTGTGTTTAACCTGCACATGATCCTCTCTGACACAGTGAAGATGAAGGAGCACCAGGAAGATCCTGAGATGCTGATAGATCTCATGTACAG GATTGCGAAGGGTTACCAGACCTCTCCAGACTTGAGACTGACATGGCTCCAGAACATGGCTGGAAAACACTCCGAGAGGAATAACCACGCCGAGGCTGCCCAGTGTCTTGTGCACAGCGCTGCTCTGGTTGCAGAATACCTGAGCATGCTGGAGGACCGCAAGTATCTGCCTGTGGGCTGCGTCACCTTCCAG AACATTTCCTCCAACGTGCTGGAGGAATCTGCAGTCTCTGATGACGTGGTGTCACCGGATGAAGAGGGCATTTGCTCAGGAAAGTACTTCACTGAGATCGGTCTGGTAGGACTCCTGGAGCAGGCTGCCGCCTCCTTCTCCATG GCTGGCATGTACGAGGCAGTAAACGAAGTATACAAGGTACTGATCCCCGTCCACGAAGCCAACAGGGATGCAAAAAAGCTGTCGACCATTCATGGTAAACTACAGGAAGCCTTTGGGAAAATAGTTCaccag AGTACTGGCTGGGAG AGGATGTTTGGTACGTACTTCAGAGTCGGAATTTACGGTTCAAAATTCGGCGACTTGGACGAGCAGGAGTTTGTGTACAAAGAGCCGGCCATCACGAAGCTGGCCGAGATCTCTCACAGGCTCGAG GGTTTCTATGGGGAGCGATTTGGAGAGGAGCAGGTAGAAGTCATTAAAGACTCCAACCCGGTGGACAAGTGCAAGCTGGATCCAAACAAG GCCTTTATCCAGATCACATATGTGGAGCCGTACTTCGACACGTACGAGATGAAGGACCGCATCACCTACTTTGACAAGAACTACAACCTGCGGCGTTTTGTGTACTGCACGCCTTTCACCCTGGACGGGCGGGCGCACGGCGATCTGCACGAACAGTACAAACGCAAGACCATCCTCACCACCTCCCACGCCTTCCCTTACATCAAGACACGGATCAACATCATCCACAAAGAGGAG GTTATCTCCACACCCATCGAGGTGGCGATAGAGGACATGCAGAAGAAGACTCAGGAGTTGGCCTTCGCCACCCACCAGGACCCTTCTGATGCCAAGATGCTGCAGATGGTCCTGCAGGGATCCGTTGGTACAACGGTCAACCAG GGTCCTTTGGAGGTGGCCCAGGTTTTCCTGTCAGAAATCCCCAGTGACCCCAAACTGTACAGACACCACAATAAGCTTCGGCTCTGCTTCAAAGACTTCACCAAGAG GTGTGAAGATGCCCTGCGTAAAAACAAGAGCCTGATTGGTCCGGACCAGAAGGAGTACcagagggagctggagaggaaCTACCACCGGCTGAAGGAGGCGCTGCAGCCGCTCATCAACAGAAAGATCCCTCAGCTTTATAAACCTGTACTGCAGGTCAACTCGCACAG AGATTCCTTCAGCAGAATGAGTCTTCGTAGGCTTGACATCTGA